Sequence from the Betaproteobacteria bacterium genome:
TATGGCACTTCTGGGTGGAATTATCGGATTTGATCTGGGCGGTGATGGGGAACCAGGGATCCTTGGACCACATCATATCGGCCGTGGCCGTGGAAGGCATGACCAAGCCGCAGAAGCTCAACGAAAC
This genomic interval carries:
- a CDS encoding TIGR00645 family protein → MKISSPNEAHALRPLPALIFASRWLQLPLYLGLILAQGVYVWHFWVELSDLIWAVMGNQGSLDHIISAVAVEGMTKPQKLNET